The window aacgtGAATGAAAATATTCAAGAGGAAAAAGCTACGCAACCAGTACACATACATGATGGATCTATTTTGTTAAAGACTACTTGGACGTTATTTCTCATCTGAGATTTGCTAATCAGCTCATAGTCTGAAATGAGCAGTGGCACGACTTCTATGTAAAGTTGAAACAGAATTTGCTGGACGTTATCTTCTAGTTCTTAAAGGCTCAACAGAAGAACATCTTACTTCACTAATACGTCCTCAATATGCACCAGTTTACATGTGCCTGACTAAAAATCAGCACTGAATTCATCACTCAAGAGAAAGTCTTCACCAACTCATTCCAACTAACTAAGGATGTTTTACATTCAGCTGGCTCTCTAGATTGCATCCTCATGTGCATTAAAGCAGCATTTTTTTTGCTTAGTTGTCAGATCAGGACCTAGCACACATTCTAGATATTCCATAGAATTGTATATCTCAACTAAAACATCCGATGGGTAGTTATCAATACAATGTTACGTTTGACACAACCAAAAATGGTTAACCAGTGATATTATTTAACCACAGATGAAATGCTTAAGAAAGCAACGAAGATTAGAATTATGGTGACAGTAGCAGATGTTATCAGttaaaaaaaacaaccaaaaactTATATAAATCGAAGACCATGAGCTGCTATATAGCAATTTCACAAAGAGAATATAACTCACGTATATATATCATCTGGATCTATAGGCACAAAGAAGCTCACAGCGACTATCAAGTAGCAGAGGAGTAGCATAAGTCCTTTAAGTAATTGGAAGTTCCGTCCTGCAGAAAGAGGAAAAGTTAACAGGAAAATAATGTTCAGCAGCGGAAGCCTTCTAAGCTAATATTCAAACATAGCCTGTGTTGCTGCGCAAACCACTGAGAGTGAAGCAAAGAATAAAGGATCGAGACGGAGGAGGAAAAAGAGACGTGAGTATATCTTTAGCGGGGTCAAGCTCTGAAGCAAGACTAACAGAACTTTCAACTTTTAGAACAATTACATTGCCTTTATGTTGTAATATTCAAGCAATTTGAAAAGTCGACTATGTTTTAACTTTTCTCCAACCTCAACATCTAAATTAAAAGAcgacatacaaaaaaaaaagtgcgGCTACCACAAGGACACTCATGCATACCTGCACCATGAATGCTACTACAAGGACACTCATGAAAAACAATGCTGTTTCAAACATTTGGAAGTTCAAATCCATAGGACGACCCATAATCCATCCAATCACCACGCAGAAGGGGATCTGCATTGAAGAAAAGGTTTAAAAGGGAAAAAACTCCCAGGGTTTATATAGATTACAATCAACGCAAACATACATTAAGAAGTAAAAAATGTTGAATATTATAAAAAAGGAAACttgaaagaaaattaatcaaTTATGAACAACAAAACCAAGACGTGTACGCAAAAGATCGGTGCTTATGAAAAGACCACACATTTAGGAAAGCCAGAAAGACAGACCTAATTATAAGAATTTCTATACAAATTCAATATACAGTCCATCTAGTAAGGTACTTTCAGGAAAAGACAAAAGCAATACGGGGACAAATTCAATGTATTACTTACTTGGAAGTTGACATAGTTCTAAATGCGTTTATCTTAAACGAAAATGTGGCTCGCATATAAGTTCTATGTCATTAAATTACTCGTGTAATATGAGAACAATTTTCAGTAGATGTTCTTATGGTATGTTCTGGGAAGTCAAGGCGGATAAAATATGAGATTACGCCTCTACATTCAGTTTCAACTAATGCATAATGGTAGTCTTCCTGAATGAGATGTTCGATATGAAGCTATTCAAGAGTAACTACACTGGGTTTTTAGCTTCTGTGCAAGTTACAATAACTCAAGTAAGACATATTTTCCTTTATGACAACAAATAACCAACGACAAGCTAGTAAGGAAAATCAATCTATGGTCATTAAAcagagaatgagaaaagaaattgaaCAATTTTATGTTGAAATTGCACCAAATAGCCACTGAGTTTAAAGCAGATACTCAAATTAATATCACCAAACTTCATCATAAAGAGGTATACCATGATAAACTAACCTAAAtatgagagaaattatatttgtacaaaaactgggaaacaaaaattaaaaataaatcagCTATTTTCCTAACGAAGTCAAAATAATTGTGACAGCAATCTTGAAAAGTTTGAAGAGAATCAGAAGAAGAGAAACCAAAAATCATAAGAAATCTGAGTTGGTGATAACAATTAGGATTAGCTTCTGGATAATCGTTTGAAGCTGGTGACTCTGATGGCGTAGCTGAAGTTAATAATCGGTAAATCTGATGGCGTAGCTGAAGCTGATGATAATCATCTGGGTAGATGAATTTTGAGatcaaaatttttataatatacAACGGAGAAGATGAAAGAGAGTCGGTGGAAGATGAATACTCTGGAGCTCTTTTATCATTGAGCATCATTTAGCCAAAGAGGTAAATATCTGTTAGACATAATTACCATTTTGCCCTTAGAAATGTTCAAATCCACAGTTTCGCCCTTGATCGTCCCTTGCTTCCCTTTtctatatagtaataaaaataaaataataataatatatataaaataataataaataataactaaataatgaaGGTCCGTATACGGgttcaatattaatattttaaatatatttatagttatttaattagtttttctaaaaaaataatcattaatatttttgaatagacacaataaaaaatataagtagatatcacactatataataaaatataacttcttatttttataaaatcaaataattgcTTACAACTTCTTTAAGTTTTCATAATTAATCATATACTCGTACATTTAAATTCATTTTATGGGTATTTGACATGCGAAAACAAAGACCTACTCGATGAACCTTTTAATGATTCATAACATTAAAGGATTGACTATGTCTTCTCTTGTATACGTCAAAAATAGGAGGTCAATTTAATATAGTAAgcaaaaaatttcttttaaagtaATTTGTCTACCTGTTGAAAAATTTACTACCTTaaataaagagaatcaaaagaattaacaaaagttaacatgattgaggtagttaatattacatttttaagtaagttgtttaaaataattttgtttctataaattatatgtattgtaaatctttgtaatgaaatgtatcatgtgaagttttgaaattatggagGAATCACTTATTGTATTTGATAGATAAAcacttattcaatatttatgagtattttttattattttattataatatagtaATTTTTACTTTATGAAATTAAATGGGTGgccaaaaataattttacttttttatcttttatgaaaCATATGTGAGTATTTGCACATCCTCTTACAAATTACGTCTCTCGTTATTTCAATTGATATCATTTTAGTTGGACATTGAatttaagatatatgaaaaatCTTTGCAATGTTCCAAATTGCCtttataataaataaacttttgTTGAAACTAGGAGAGTTGCACCACATTGTGAGGGACCAGGtctcttaaagtcaatcacaggcaATAAAACAGTAAAGCAACAAATAAGCTAaggttttgaagaaaataaaCGAACACATTGATTTAATGAggaaacccccttgctcaaggaaagaaaaaccacggcttgccctcacaagctcttcaacaatccactataatcaaacttttGATTACAGACTCGATTtcaacctaactctaggcttctctgcttgtagtaactctactacagcCTTACCTTGACAACTCTATCAAGACTCtcaacactgattaactctaTTCAGTCAAAGGCTCAAGCAATCACCtgcgcagtttgttacactagatgaCAAAACTATGCAGACGCCTGTCGGCAGTACTTCAGCCTTGAagatctagggacctggtcccttgttgtaaGTTGCttatcatcaaaataatatatagaaatttccccccttttttatgatgacaaaccaaccacaaaGATTTTGAGCATCTGCattcattcatcacatttaattagAGTGATTGTTACTactaaagatgaatgttccctcTATCATTCAATCATCATACTTCTATCATCATGCAACTTAGAGAcatggtcccttgttgtcaattgatataaaaaattacCAATCACCCTTCTCCTTGTCAATATGCCTTCATACCTGACACgactcgaaccagggcctagtcgtatcaggtatctcaagtccaaccaggatcggagaaCAGCCTCAATACCCAGACCGTTAACCTCCCTACatcctatgtcggatgaatttcaaatatgtaacaagataaaacaataataatttaaagacaaTAGACAAAATCTATAAGCATAACCAAACAGTCACAACCAAGTGTCCAACCAATACCAAACTGAATGccaatatcaatatcaatgctaacactaataccaacaTCACTTATGtccatagtagtctgacaaagcctctaaccagaatcaaagagTATCCGATCGGTACATGCCCCGACCATagtcaaaaccaaaaccaaagaaataaaaatgatataaagaagtccataacatgaaatgaggtcttccggagtatagaagctcaccgcTTCAATCTGACCcaaaagttgtccccgaatcaccaagtcactgagcagaaagagtaaaagtatgactgattcctacatcgcgtggggatacagcgccTGAAGATAGTTAGCAGAGTaaacgctagtatgtaactcagggaaaaaGATAagatcaaataaccatatgcaatcacatatataaatatatatcgtaCCGgtatagggaataaggtttagcatacattttaATACCtttacctggattgtgtagctttaccatcttAAGtccacccacgggttatatgggtccagtgttaccccctgaacgggccacagtgcgtgtagccatctgaactggagatatcatacaAGGCCGGGGATTTCCATATACCCTTCGCCCTCTATggtacatatatacaaatatagacttgggggattcccatgtaccccacaagcataaggtcactaagaccaaccctcatgttgacaaacatgagttttcagtgtccgtccttcgaactcacaccttcacggctatctatcacaacccccattattacctaattaaaacatttagtatataacaaaaccaccaattccaggagtcaattattaaggcattataaagtggtattaacataccgactatagcttgcggGCAATGTCATTAcccaatacttaggggattctcttTTACCCCgcagactctattattaaaattaattaggggattcttgtgtaccccgcaattttttcattaaataatcaCTTGGGGATTCCCgtataccccacaaggttttcaaaaccatccgcAACTAGttaaccatttcaaaagtcacaagtttagagaaagttaccattatcaagttcaaccaccatacccatgcacccacatgttcaaaaccatatttaaagcatggaaaaccataattaaatcatgagaaatatatttcaaccatgaacatttagaacccccaacctttattttcaaaaccataacaataccataaaAGTCACACTTTAAAACATgtgtttttagtaaaataaaaatgagggaggagtaacatgcctaaatTACAAAGATTCACGGAGAGAATTTGACTCTTAAACCCTGAGATGATCACATTGGAAAAACACTAGCCAATATTACTTAAGAGGATAAAGTGGATGTTTAATATTGTAAAGTGTGGAATGAATAGCCCCAATAGCGTTTTAgggatgtggggtcttaagggttttaagtggaaatgtccaaagtgcctcaacttaaaagttgtaaaaagtcgtctttggttatgagtcaacctattgactcatcaccacatcatacgactcgtagCCATGAGTCGTTTCCTAGAGAGTGAGTTTAACACCCATACACTGTCCTTACTACGACTCCATGATCCCACCCATGAACTAACCATaggactcgtatggtctagtcgtatccaagacaaGACCCAGgggattagacactggacaacatacgacttaaACCTACTACTCGTAACCTATTCTCACGGCTTTCAGTGAgtcacttgtactcagatccaagtcaatccactaagttactgatttaaTTAAGGTTTGTTCTAACAACTCGTCACCACCCCAAACAACTCGTaccaccaagtcataaccaagatagaaAACCAAACCACCATCCAttagacaccttacgactagggtcacccaACCCGTATCCatactatacgactcatatgatgagtCATTACTAGGAcaatgagctcaaagctcaagaagttttcaagggccaaaatccagggtgttttaattctttcctacttggattattcatcgccgaatgatgggacaaggcattgactagcacgattaaaccccaaacatctctactcttacctttaaataagctataaaataaaaatgccaaagaaatcaatctttcttttaacaaatttaagaaaataaagatggtaagatcaacacataccttgaGTATAATTTTCCCAAccgggaaacaagaatggatacttggacttcatgtcctcttcgtcttcccaagtagcctcttcgacCTTGTGGATCCTCCGTAGAACCTTTATCAAATCTACGTCCTTGGTCTACAATCGACGAACTTACCAATCCAAAATTTCAATCAGGACCTCCTcgtaagataaggaatccaaaataccaatatctttgATAGGCACAATCTGCGATGGATCACCAACATACTTTCTTAACATTAATACATGGAACACCGGGTGAACAAAGCTCAaactagatggca of the Capsicum annuum cultivar UCD-10X-F1 chromosome 11, UCD10Xv1.1, whole genome shotgun sequence genome contains:
- the LOC107847730 gene encoding uncharacterized protein LOC107847730 isoform X2: MMLNDKRAPEYSSSTDSLSSSPLYIIKILISKFIYPDDYHQLQLRHQIYRLLTSATPSESPASNDYPEANPNCYHQLRFLMIFDPLLRGDWMDYGSSYGFELPNV